The genome window GTTGTCCCTGGCGATGGTACAGTTAACGGTTATAATTTAACTGATCAAGGGATTTCACCGCAGTATCTGTGGTTTCTGAACTGGTATGAATCATGGGCTACTGGTATTAGTAAGGCTCAGTTAAAAGAGCTGGTACCCCTAATGAAGTATGCCCTACTTAACATTTCAGACCCATTTATTCCATTTCCGAAATTCGCAAGTAACTCATGGGTCATAACTTCCAACTTTTCCACTCAAGGTCCAATCTTAGCTAATGATCCGCATTTACCTCTCTTCTCCCCTTCAGTATGGATTCCATTACAGCTTGTAGCACCAGGATTTAACGTAACTGGTTGGTCATTAGTTGGTATACCGGGAGTACTAATTGGGCACACACCTTACACTGCGTGGGGGCTAACAACACCAGAAGGAAGTTCCTCAGATGCTTATTTGGAGATAGTGAACGGAACTCAATATTACTATAACGGCAAATGGTATCAAATGACCGAATATAATTATACATTAATGGGAAAAACGTACACCGTTTACTACACCAATAATGGACCTCTAGTAGCGAGGTATAAGAATTACGGAATAAGCTTGTATTGGTCTGCATGGAAGGAACCAATTCTCACAGTCGTTTCTATAATCCTTTTAGACAATTCGACGTCCTTTAATGATCTAATTAACGCTGCAAGGTATTGGGTTATTCCTCCTCAGAACTTGGCAATCGTAAGTAAGAACCACGCAGGGATAATTGTAGCTGGGCTATATCCGCTTATAAATGAGACTTTACCTAACGGTAAAAGCGTTTTGGTAGTAGGAGCAAGATCATTACTAAACGGTACTGTCACTAAATATGAACCAGTTGGTTATATACCATTCAAATACCTACCGCAAACTTTTGATCCCAAAAGGGGATTCGCATTCGCACCTAATCAACCTACAGTATGGACAAATTACCCATTTCCATTTATTGGTGGGTTCTGGAGTTCTGGTGGTAGGGCTGAGGACATTTATCACTATTTAAAGTACCAACGAATAGTTAACGTCAGTGATATGATGAAATTACAGTCAAACGTTACTGATTATTGGGCATCATTACTTACTCCCCTCATAATAAAGGCTATTGGCAATGAGGTGAATGGAAGTGTCCAAGAAACTGCACTAAACTACTTACGAAATTGGAACTACACATTTTACCAGAATGAAGTAGCACCAACCATCTATACTTACATAGTAGCTGAAATGGTGAATAACAGCATTGCGAAAATACTCAACAATACGGGTTTGGGAATGTTAGATATAGCTAGCATACCTTATATTGTACCAGACTT of Sulfolobus sp. E5-1-F contains these proteins:
- a CDS encoding penicillin acylase family protein, which translates into the protein MKGYNYLIIAFLVILLVILSTFTTSLSVLNPFLGIWYSSGNVKILTKVVSIPGLSGDVNIYIDNNGIAHIYANNLHDLFVAEGYYEASQRLFEMELFGLLSMGNLSSWVGARALSSDIAMHLIGIPQNAMMSAQYLERNYPTIYSYLEAFSEGVNDYINTLNYRDLPLEFKLLNVRPYHWSPVYSLAFGEYMAWSLTSGFSDELESGLLYAYFNYTEVNEINPYYPHFIDGNLTVVPGDGTVNGYNLTDQGISPQYLWFLNWYESWATGISKAQLKELVPLMKYALLNISDPFIPFPKFASNSWVITSNFSTQGPILANDPHLPLFSPSVWIPLQLVAPGFNVTGWSLVGIPGVLIGHTPYTAWGLTTPEGSSSDAYLEIVNGTQYYYNGKWYQMTEYNYTLMGKTYTVYYTNNGPLVARYKNYGISLYWSAWKEPILTVVSIILLDNSTSFNDLINAARYWVIPPQNLAIVSKNHAGIIVAGLYPLINETLPNGKSVLVVGARSLLNGTVTKYEPVGYIPFKYLPQTFDPKRGFAFAPNQPTVWTNYPFPFIGGFWSSGGRAEDIYHYLKYQRIVNVSDMMKLQSNVTDYWASLLTPLIIKAIGNEVNGSVQETALNYLRNWNYTFYQNEVAPTIYTYIVAEMVNNSIAKILNNTGLGMLDIASIPYIVPDFIYIAQNDPTSIWVNGNFTTLVRQSFAKAVSLLQQNLGNNVSEWYWGRVHLLEIYNPLGLKALSVGPIPIFGDPHTLAVGSTPYVPTVPLPYVTVGSSLRFIASPYSSQYYGVFPGGPSESIVSEFRENQLPLWLSFKYVSYSGYNYTTIAKITLRA